Proteins co-encoded in one Quercus robur chromosome 8, dhQueRobu3.1, whole genome shotgun sequence genomic window:
- the LOC126694304 gene encoding poly(A)-specific ribonuclease PARN-like isoform X1, whose product MKKLYPITLSRALSRALSFSSSSSTSSSAQSTAFPLKHVTKGNFESALAELRRHVAAADFVAIDLEMSGVTSAPWRESFEFDRSDVRYLKVKDSAEKFAVVQFGVCPFRWDSSKLSFIAHPHNFYVFPRQEVPIDGPSYEFLWQTTSIEFLAKYQFDFNACIREGISYLSRGQEEEALRRLSMAYEDELSDTWCNLKEVRDIPINRMADVLFSERIKNTFSEWRDGLLQDRNGGSQLQLNSNDSKQQFQTVFFKMRPALSLAGFTSHQFRLIQMVINKHFRDLSYVRVNGDDLCSQHLVVYMESKDDRGMLMKEVKDENRRVAEMKIQAAIGFRHIIDLLSAEKKLIVGHNCFLDIAHVYSKFVGPLPSAAEEFVSSVNKFFPHIIDTKILLNANHVLQQRMKKSSTSLSSAFALLCPQIAVSAKSTGLTFQQCVQVEVQVDDMRSSNWNSGAKHEAGYDAFMTGCIFVQACSYLGIDFKLHSSSENLAHNEKLCKHVNHLYLSWINGDIIDLSTGNKVAELFGTNYFKKKYLNILFENIVLIWGFPSKLKAREIRECVSKVFGPTSVTSVYHLDETAVFVQFSKPEFVSDFLLLKETLEKSDGPISVLHPLAKLLEGGNTRAGNYETYKEICSSPISKVLFANQAEAVGIKWKREAVEPKIAVESKEHSSFWEENAVNNSTKSSEKSKQGKVHNAEKDMLGGNYEIIDSLYAAEVNQIRTKL is encoded by the exons ATGAAGAAGCTCTATCCCATTACTCTCTCACGTGCGCTCTCACGTGCCCTATCtttttcatcttcatcttcaacctcAAGCTCAGCCCAATCGACTGCGTTCCCTCTGAAGCACGTGACGAAGGGGAACTTCGAGTCGGCTCTAGCGGAGCTCCGGCGCCACGTGGCAGCGGCGGACTTCGTCGCCATTGACTTGGAGATGAGCGGCGTCACCAGCGCCCCCTGGCGCGAGTCCTTCGAGTTCGACCGCTCCGACGTCCGCTACCTCAAAGTTAAGGACTCCGCCGAGAAGTTCGCCGTCGTTCAATTCGGCGTCTGTCCCTTTCGCTGGGACTCTTCCAAGCTCTCCTTCATCGCTCACCC GCACAATTTCTATGTCTTTCCGCGTCAAGAGGTTCCGATCGATGGCCCCTCTTACGAATTCCTCTGGCAGACAACATCAATTGAATTCTTAGCCAAATATCAGTTTGATTTCAATGCCTGCATACGAGAAG GAATATCTTATTTATCCAGAGGACAAGAAGAGGAAGCATTAAGACGTTTGAGTATGGCATACGAGGATGAGTTATCAGATACATGGTGCAACTTGAAAGAAGTCAGAGACATTCCAATAAACCGCATGGCTGACGTTCTGTTTTCTGAACGAATCAAGAATACATTCAGCGAATGGCGTGATGGATTATTACAGGATAGAAATGGAGGGTCCCAACTTCAATTGAACTCAAATGACTCAAAGCAACAATTTCAAACTGTTTTCTTTAAAATGCGTCCAGCTCTTAGTCTGGCCGGCTTTACTTCTCATCAGTTTAGGTTAATTCAAATG GTCATTAACAAGCACTTCAGAGATCTTTCTTATGTTCGTGTGAATGGTGATGatttatgttcacaacatttagTAGTGTATATGGAATCGAAGGATGACAGGGGCATGCTTATG AAAGAGGTGAAAGATGAAAATCGCAGAGTAGCAGAGATGAAAATCCAAGCTGCAATTGGGTTTCGCCACATTATTGACCTCCTTTCAGCGGAGAAGAAGTTGATTGTTGGTCATAATTGCTTCCTGG ATATTGCACATGTATACAGCAAATTCGTAGGTCCTCTTCCTTCGGCTGCTGAAGAATTTGTCTCCTCTGTTAACAAGTTTTTTCCACATATCATTGACACCAAAATACTTTTGAATGCCAATCATGTACTCCAACAACGGATGAAGAAGTCCAGCACATCACTATCCTCAGCATTTGCTTTGTTGTGTCCACAAATTGCTGTTAGTGCTAAAAGTACGGGGCTTACTTTTCAGCAATGTGTGCAAGTGGAGGTTCAAGTGGATGATATGAG GTCCTCCAACTGGAACTCTGGAGCCAAGCATGAAGCTGGGTATGATGCTTTTATGACAGGATGTATCTTTGTGCAGGCCTGCAGTTATCTAGGCATTGATTTTAAACTCCATTCGTCCTCTGAAAATTTAGCTCACAATGAAAAGCTCTGTAAGCACGTCAACCATCTATATCTCAGTTGGATTAATGGAGACATCATTGATTTAAGTACTGGTAATAAGGTTGCAGAGTTGTTTGGAACTAATTACTTCAAAAAGAAGTAcctaaatattttgtttgagaACATTGTTTTAATCTGGGGATTCCCATCCAAACTTAAGGCAAGAGAGATAAGAGAATGCGTCTCTAAAGTCTTCGGCCCGACCTCTGTAACTTCTGTTTACCACTTAGATGAAACTGCAGTGTTTGTTCAGTTCAGCAAGCCAGAATTTGTCTCTGATTTTCTGCTTCTAAAGGAAACTTTAGAGAAAAGTGATGGTCCAATCTCAGTTTTGCATCCTCTTGCAAAACTTTTGGAAGGTGGAAACACTCGTGctgggaattatgaaacttATAAAGAGATTTGCAGCTCACCCATTTCGAAAGTCTTGTTTGCCAATCAGGCAGAGGCGGTCGGTATTAAATGGAAGAGGGAAGCTGTGGAACCCAAGATAGCAGTGGAGAGCAAAGAACATTCGAGTTTCTGGGAAGAAAATGCAGTAAACAATTCTACTAAATCTTCTGAAAAGTCAAAGCAAGGGAAGGTACACAATGCGGAAAAAGATATGTTGGGTGGCAATTATGAGATCATAGATTCTTTATATGCTGCTGAAGTCAATCAAATTAGAACAAAATTGTGA
- the LOC126694304 gene encoding poly(A)-specific ribonuclease PARN-like isoform X2 → MKKLYPITLSRALSRALSSSSSSTSSSAQSTAFPLKHVTKGNFESALAELRRHVAAADFVAIDLEMSGVTSAPWRESFEFDRSDVRYLKVKDSAEKFAVVQFGVCPFRWDSSKLSFIAHPHNFYVFPRQEVPIDGPSYEFLWQTTSIEFLAKYQFDFNACIREGISYLSRGQEEEALRRLSMAYEDELSDTWCNLKEVRDIPINRMADVLFSERIKNTFSEWRDGLLQDRNGGSQLQLNSNDSKQQFQTVFFKMRPALSLAGFTSHQFRLIQMVINKHFRDLSYVRVNGDDLCSQHLVVYMESKDDRGMLMKEVKDENRRVAEMKIQAAIGFRHIIDLLSAEKKLIVGHNCFLDIAHVYSKFVGPLPSAAEEFVSSVNKFFPHIIDTKILLNANHVLQQRMKKSSTSLSSAFALLCPQIAVSAKSTGLTFQQCVQVEVQVDDMRSSNWNSGAKHEAGYDAFMTGCIFVQACSYLGIDFKLHSSSENLAHNEKLCKHVNHLYLSWINGDIIDLSTGNKVAELFGTNYFKKKYLNILFENIVLIWGFPSKLKAREIRECVSKVFGPTSVTSVYHLDETAVFVQFSKPEFVSDFLLLKETLEKSDGPISVLHPLAKLLEGGNTRAGNYETYKEICSSPISKVLFANQAEAVGIKWKREAVEPKIAVESKEHSSFWEENAVNNSTKSSEKSKQGKVHNAEKDMLGGNYEIIDSLYAAEVNQIRTKL, encoded by the exons ctcAAGCTCAGCCCAATCGACTGCGTTCCCTCTGAAGCACGTGACGAAGGGGAACTTCGAGTCGGCTCTAGCGGAGCTCCGGCGCCACGTGGCAGCGGCGGACTTCGTCGCCATTGACTTGGAGATGAGCGGCGTCACCAGCGCCCCCTGGCGCGAGTCCTTCGAGTTCGACCGCTCCGACGTCCGCTACCTCAAAGTTAAGGACTCCGCCGAGAAGTTCGCCGTCGTTCAATTCGGCGTCTGTCCCTTTCGCTGGGACTCTTCCAAGCTCTCCTTCATCGCTCACCC GCACAATTTCTATGTCTTTCCGCGTCAAGAGGTTCCGATCGATGGCCCCTCTTACGAATTCCTCTGGCAGACAACATCAATTGAATTCTTAGCCAAATATCAGTTTGATTTCAATGCCTGCATACGAGAAG GAATATCTTATTTATCCAGAGGACAAGAAGAGGAAGCATTAAGACGTTTGAGTATGGCATACGAGGATGAGTTATCAGATACATGGTGCAACTTGAAAGAAGTCAGAGACATTCCAATAAACCGCATGGCTGACGTTCTGTTTTCTGAACGAATCAAGAATACATTCAGCGAATGGCGTGATGGATTATTACAGGATAGAAATGGAGGGTCCCAACTTCAATTGAACTCAAATGACTCAAAGCAACAATTTCAAACTGTTTTCTTTAAAATGCGTCCAGCTCTTAGTCTGGCCGGCTTTACTTCTCATCAGTTTAGGTTAATTCAAATG GTCATTAACAAGCACTTCAGAGATCTTTCTTATGTTCGTGTGAATGGTGATGatttatgttcacaacatttagTAGTGTATATGGAATCGAAGGATGACAGGGGCATGCTTATG AAAGAGGTGAAAGATGAAAATCGCAGAGTAGCAGAGATGAAAATCCAAGCTGCAATTGGGTTTCGCCACATTATTGACCTCCTTTCAGCGGAGAAGAAGTTGATTGTTGGTCATAATTGCTTCCTGG ATATTGCACATGTATACAGCAAATTCGTAGGTCCTCTTCCTTCGGCTGCTGAAGAATTTGTCTCCTCTGTTAACAAGTTTTTTCCACATATCATTGACACCAAAATACTTTTGAATGCCAATCATGTACTCCAACAACGGATGAAGAAGTCCAGCACATCACTATCCTCAGCATTTGCTTTGTTGTGTCCACAAATTGCTGTTAGTGCTAAAAGTACGGGGCTTACTTTTCAGCAATGTGTGCAAGTGGAGGTTCAAGTGGATGATATGAG GTCCTCCAACTGGAACTCTGGAGCCAAGCATGAAGCTGGGTATGATGCTTTTATGACAGGATGTATCTTTGTGCAGGCCTGCAGTTATCTAGGCATTGATTTTAAACTCCATTCGTCCTCTGAAAATTTAGCTCACAATGAAAAGCTCTGTAAGCACGTCAACCATCTATATCTCAGTTGGATTAATGGAGACATCATTGATTTAAGTACTGGTAATAAGGTTGCAGAGTTGTTTGGAACTAATTACTTCAAAAAGAAGTAcctaaatattttgtttgagaACATTGTTTTAATCTGGGGATTCCCATCCAAACTTAAGGCAAGAGAGATAAGAGAATGCGTCTCTAAAGTCTTCGGCCCGACCTCTGTAACTTCTGTTTACCACTTAGATGAAACTGCAGTGTTTGTTCAGTTCAGCAAGCCAGAATTTGTCTCTGATTTTCTGCTTCTAAAGGAAACTTTAGAGAAAAGTGATGGTCCAATCTCAGTTTTGCATCCTCTTGCAAAACTTTTGGAAGGTGGAAACACTCGTGctgggaattatgaaacttATAAAGAGATTTGCAGCTCACCCATTTCGAAAGTCTTGTTTGCCAATCAGGCAGAGGCGGTCGGTATTAAATGGAAGAGGGAAGCTGTGGAACCCAAGATAGCAGTGGAGAGCAAAGAACATTCGAGTTTCTGGGAAGAAAATGCAGTAAACAATTCTACTAAATCTTCTGAAAAGTCAAAGCAAGGGAAGGTACACAATGCGGAAAAAGATATGTTGGGTGGCAATTATGAGATCATAGATTCTTTATATGCTGCTGAAGTCAATCAAATTAGAACAAAATTGTGA
- the LOC126694304 gene encoding poly(A)-specific ribonuclease PARN-like isoform X3, protein MAYEDELSDTWCNLKEVRDIPINRMADVLFSERIKNTFSEWRDGLLQDRNGGSQLQLNSNDSKQQFQTVFFKMRPALSLAGFTSHQFRLIQMVINKHFRDLSYVRVNGDDLCSQHLVVYMESKDDRGMLMKEVKDENRRVAEMKIQAAIGFRHIIDLLSAEKKLIVGHNCFLDIAHVYSKFVGPLPSAAEEFVSSVNKFFPHIIDTKILLNANHVLQQRMKKSSTSLSSAFALLCPQIAVSAKSTGLTFQQCVQVEVQVDDMRSSNWNSGAKHEAGYDAFMTGCIFVQACSYLGIDFKLHSSSENLAHNEKLCKHVNHLYLSWINGDIIDLSTGNKVAELFGTNYFKKKYLNILFENIVLIWGFPSKLKAREIRECVSKVFGPTSVTSVYHLDETAVFVQFSKPEFVSDFLLLKETLEKSDGPISVLHPLAKLLEGGNTRAGNYETYKEICSSPISKVLFANQAEAVGIKWKREAVEPKIAVESKEHSSFWEENAVNNSTKSSEKSKQGKVHNAEKDMLGGNYEIIDSLYAAEVNQIRTKL, encoded by the exons ATGGCATACGAGGATGAGTTATCAGATACATGGTGCAACTTGAAAGAAGTCAGAGACATTCCAATAAACCGCATGGCTGACGTTCTGTTTTCTGAACGAATCAAGAATACATTCAGCGAATGGCGTGATGGATTATTACAGGATAGAAATGGAGGGTCCCAACTTCAATTGAACTCAAATGACTCAAAGCAACAATTTCAAACTGTTTTCTTTAAAATGCGTCCAGCTCTTAGTCTGGCCGGCTTTACTTCTCATCAGTTTAGGTTAATTCAAATG GTCATTAACAAGCACTTCAGAGATCTTTCTTATGTTCGTGTGAATGGTGATGatttatgttcacaacatttagTAGTGTATATGGAATCGAAGGATGACAGGGGCATGCTTATG AAAGAGGTGAAAGATGAAAATCGCAGAGTAGCAGAGATGAAAATCCAAGCTGCAATTGGGTTTCGCCACATTATTGACCTCCTTTCAGCGGAGAAGAAGTTGATTGTTGGTCATAATTGCTTCCTGG ATATTGCACATGTATACAGCAAATTCGTAGGTCCTCTTCCTTCGGCTGCTGAAGAATTTGTCTCCTCTGTTAACAAGTTTTTTCCACATATCATTGACACCAAAATACTTTTGAATGCCAATCATGTACTCCAACAACGGATGAAGAAGTCCAGCACATCACTATCCTCAGCATTTGCTTTGTTGTGTCCACAAATTGCTGTTAGTGCTAAAAGTACGGGGCTTACTTTTCAGCAATGTGTGCAAGTGGAGGTTCAAGTGGATGATATGAG GTCCTCCAACTGGAACTCTGGAGCCAAGCATGAAGCTGGGTATGATGCTTTTATGACAGGATGTATCTTTGTGCAGGCCTGCAGTTATCTAGGCATTGATTTTAAACTCCATTCGTCCTCTGAAAATTTAGCTCACAATGAAAAGCTCTGTAAGCACGTCAACCATCTATATCTCAGTTGGATTAATGGAGACATCATTGATTTAAGTACTGGTAATAAGGTTGCAGAGTTGTTTGGAACTAATTACTTCAAAAAGAAGTAcctaaatattttgtttgagaACATTGTTTTAATCTGGGGATTCCCATCCAAACTTAAGGCAAGAGAGATAAGAGAATGCGTCTCTAAAGTCTTCGGCCCGACCTCTGTAACTTCTGTTTACCACTTAGATGAAACTGCAGTGTTTGTTCAGTTCAGCAAGCCAGAATTTGTCTCTGATTTTCTGCTTCTAAAGGAAACTTTAGAGAAAAGTGATGGTCCAATCTCAGTTTTGCATCCTCTTGCAAAACTTTTGGAAGGTGGAAACACTCGTGctgggaattatgaaacttATAAAGAGATTTGCAGCTCACCCATTTCGAAAGTCTTGTTTGCCAATCAGGCAGAGGCGGTCGGTATTAAATGGAAGAGGGAAGCTGTGGAACCCAAGATAGCAGTGGAGAGCAAAGAACATTCGAGTTTCTGGGAAGAAAATGCAGTAAACAATTCTACTAAATCTTCTGAAAAGTCAAAGCAAGGGAAGGTACACAATGCGGAAAAAGATATGTTGGGTGGCAATTATGAGATCATAGATTCTTTATATGCTGCTGAAGTCAATCAAATTAGAACAAAATTGTGA
- the LOC126695746 gene encoding stellacyanin-like, translating into MASPSVTIFFNNVMIFSAFCVTLVAVPVSSFQFQVGGEMGWIKPTGNESDTYFKWATENRFHVGDILYFKYQNDSVLVVNYTDYRNCVVSNPISKFEDGNTVLQIDRYGFFYFISGQPDHCKAGQKLVIRVMVQSEVESPTSAPSPKGGGDSGDYDAWDFNWGPPLNSTIKLSFASYFLTILGGVLLIFYVFM; encoded by the exons ATGGCTTCTCCTTCAGTTACTATATTCTTCAACAATGTCATGATCTTTTCTGCATTTTGTGTCACTTTGGTTGCTGTGCCTGTGTCTTCTTTTCAGTTCCAAGTTGGTGGCGAGATGGGTTGGATCAAACCCACTGGAAATGAGTCTGATACTTACTTCAAGTGGGCTACAGAAAATAGGTTCCATGTTGGAGATATTCTTT ATTTTAAGTACCAGAATGACTCAGTGCTGGTAGTGAACTACACTGATTACCGGAACTGTGTTGTGTCCAACCCAATCTCCAAATTTGAAGATGGAAATACAGTTTTGCAAATTGATCGATACGGGTTTTTCTACTTCATCAGTGGGCAGCCTGATCACTGCAAAGCTGGTCAGAAACTGGTCATCCGCGTAATGGTGCAATCCGAAGTTGAGTCTCCAACTTCCGCACCTTCACCTAAAGGAGGTGGTGATTCAGGCGATTATGATGCTTGGGATTTCAACTGGGGGCCTCCACTAAATTCTACCATCAAGCTGTCTTTTGCATCATATTTTTTAACTATTCTTGGGGGTGTGTTGCTTATTTTCTATGTTTTCATGTAG